TGAAGGAAGTCTGCAATTTGCCAGATTTGTCCTTTCCATCTAACTGTTAATCCATTTTTGAAATCGGTTGGGGTAAGCATAAGAAAATATTGTAGCTTATTCTGAGCAAGAGCTCTACTTAACGATATCTTTTATGTGTTCAAGTCTAGTCCCGCTAATAGCAACCAGGTCAAAACTAAAATGAGTTTTATAAAGACTGAGCTTTTTTTGCATTAGATAGATTTGAGCGAGTTTCTTGAGTTGACTGATTTTGTTATGATTGACAGCTCGAATTGCCATTTCTATAGACCATTCACGAAACTTGACTTCAACAAAAACAATATATGGCTTGCCAAATCGATTAGAATCAAGCGCAATGATATCGATCTCGCCTTTGTTGCTCCAGCGCCAGTTACGCTCTATTATTTCATAGCCAAGTTCTTCTAAGTAGCTAGCGGCTCTGGATTCTTCCAAATCTCCTAGTTCTTTGGTATTAGTGCTTGTCATATGTATCAATCTTAGCCAGTCTAGGACTTCTACTGTTACAATTAAGTGATGACCGCAATTCTCATCAATTCAATGCAAGTTATGCTAGGTGCGGCTCTGGGAGGATTGCTTAGGTATTGGGCTACCATCTTTCTGCCATTACCAATTCTGCTGGTCAACGTTATAGGCTCATTAATCATTGGCTTCACTTATCACAAGTTTGCTATTCACAACCCGCAATTGATTCCCTTTGTAAATGTAGGACTTTTGGGTGGTTTGACTAGTTTTAGTTCTTTTAGTCTTGATGTCTTTAACTATGTTCAGGAGGGGGCAATTATAAAAGCCAGTCTTTATATAGTTATATCAGTGCTAATTTGTATATTTTGTTGCTTTTTGGGTTACAAAATAGCATCAATTTAGTTATTCAAGAGCCTGTCTTCAGTTAATATGTTAAGCTTGGTTGCTGGAACATGAAAATTCGATTCATATCATACGGACATAAATTTTACGAGGCAGAGGGAAAGGCCCCGCCATACCATGACTTTTTATTTAATTTGAGAGATTTAAACAATCCATTTTGGGTGCCAGAACTTAAACCATTTAATGGATTAGAAGAACCAATTCGCACCTTCTTTGCCAAGGATGAAACAATCCAAACTAGATTAACCGAAATCACCGAACTTGTTTTTAAATTCATGAATGATTTCTCTAAAAACGAATCAAGAACAAATGAGGATTCTTTGACTTTTGCGTTCAAATGCACTGGTGGTAAGCACCGCTCAACCTATTTTGCTCAATCTAGTTTTGAAGCTATTAAAGCATTAGTGGCGAATGATTCAGTTTTGCAATCAAAAATTGAATTAGAAGTTGAACATGTTGATTTAGAGAGGTATTTAGCTAAACAATGAAACGTCTTCTGCGCAAATACAGCTTCCCCGGTTTAAAGAAATGGCTTTTCTTTATTGTTTTTGCCTTGCTCACTATTACTTTTGGTTTGGCTTTGATTCTGAAAGCTCATCCTGTAACTTTAATTGCTCAAGGTACTTGGAATTTTCTTTCATATATCGCAGAACATGTACCACCGACAATTAGTGGGATTGTGGCGATTATTGGTGGGACAATGCTTTTGTTTTTTGGTTTTTATAAATCAAACAACCAGGTTCTCAATATTGTTGCACCGGATCATCAAGGGCTTTTTGAGACACTTGATCGTGCGCATATGGCAAACAAAGGAATCAAGATTGCTTGTATCGGTGGAGGCACTGGACTTTCTAATATGCTCAAGGGGCTTAAGTCCTATAGCAGTAATATCACTGCAATAGTTACTGTTGCTGATGATGGTGGTAGCAGTGGACGTTTACGCAAGTCAATGGATATTGTGCCACCTGGAGATATTCGTAACTGTATTGCAGCTCTGTCACATGATGACGAGGTGATCACTCAACTTTTTCAATATCGTTTTGACGATGATGCGCCGGAAGATTTAAGACAACATAGTTTTGGTAATTTGTTTCTTACCGCTCTCGTTGAGCTTGGTGCTACTAAAAACATGGCAGATGCAGTAGCGCAAGCCTGCCGTATACTCAAAGCGAGAGGCAAGGTGCTTCCTGTTAGTAATGAAGCTATGCACTTGGTCGCCAAAATGGAAGATGGTTCTGTGATTCAAGGTGAATCTAATATCCCAAAAGCCAATGGCAAAATTGTTAGTTTGAGCTGTACTGAACCAAGACCTGAGTTGTTGCCAGAAGTAATAGATACGATTAACGAAGCAGAAATAATTATTATTGGTCCTGGAAGTTTATACACTTCGATCATTCCCAATCTTTTGATGCCAGATTTGGTGAAGGCGATAGCTAAATCAACTGCGCCGAAGATTTATGTTTGTAATGTGATGACACAGCCTGGTGAAACTACCAATTATAGTTGTGCTGATCACGTCAAATCATTATTGAAACACACTGCCAAATATGTAAAAACTGGGCAGAAATTAATTGATTTTGTTTTAGTCAATGATGCTATGCCGCATAAAAAACAACTTGAGCAGTATCGTGCTGATGGACAGCATCCAGTGGAGATTGATAGTGTTGAACTTAAAGAACTTGATATCAAAGTGACTCCAACTAATTTATTACAGAATGGTGATTTTGTTCGTCACAATCCATATAAATTAGCTAGGGCGATTATACAAGTCTATCAATCAGAGTTGAAACAGAAATATCGCGAGAGCAAAAAAATCATACAAGGAAGAGTTTTTAGATGAAATATGAATTAACAGAGGCAGTAAGTAAAGAATTTGGTAAAGCGATTAGCGATCTATTGAATAAATTTCATCAAGGTGGTGAAGTTGACCAGCAATTCTTAGGAGAGACTCAAGGCAAGTTCTATTCACTAGAAGCAAATGACAATGGTCATGAATTACAAAATGAACTTTTTTCACAAGAGCTTTGGCAAGTTATCAAGGCTCAAATGCCTGCTGATTTAAATCAAGAACACAAAAACGCTCCCGCTACTTTGCACAAAGGATCAATTATTATTGAAACCAAAGGTGGCTTGGATATCATTATTGATGCAAGTACCAAAGACGGACACTTTCATATTGATAGTTACAATATTGACAAAGGTGGACTTGGCCCCAATACCGCTGAGGCACTTTATTACAGGAAGCAAGAATTTAATTTGGTAGCTCTTTATGGTCAAGGACCAATTGCGAGTATCCAAGAGAAATTACTTGAAGCCACAGGTGTTAAAGCTCATATCGTTAGACATTCAAGAGACACTAACTTTCATCCTTGTTTTAATTTTAAAGACAAAGAAGGAATGGAGCATTTGTTCTGGATAGTTGCCCAGGTTTATCCAATGCAAGATAAAGTCTTGGAACAATTCACAAACAAGATTGATGAGATTTCTAAAGCGAACCCTGGTGAGTTTATGGTGCTTACCAATACTCCACCTCGCGGATCCAAACCAAATTATTTTGCACAACTTTCTTGCATTGCCAAGAAAAACGGCAATATGGTTATTTACAACCCATGCGAGTTTGTTGATACTTACTTAGCAGATAGATACTTGTTTAAAGAAGGACATGCTGATATCATCAAACCCAATCTACATGAGTTCTTCCAGTTTTTGGTTAGTGTCGATTTATTAGATGCCGGTGAGATGATTCAGAAAAGAGAACAAGTGAAAGAAGAGTTGGAGCTAAATGATTTTTCTACCTTGTCTAAATTGATAACTGAATTTATGCAAGAGACTAGTACTGAGATTGCTATTGTTTCACTTGACAAACACGGTGCTCTTGTTGCGTCAATTAATGATCAATTGCATATTCCTGCTCCTGTAATTCAAGTGGAATGCAGTTCTGGTGCTGGTGACAGCGGACTCGCTGGTTTGATTCATACTGCTAAAGAAATTAACTTAGACTTGAACAATGTTAGTCAAGAGGATTTGATCAAGATAGCGACAGAGTTTGTTTATTCGGCCTCAGCTACGGCTTCTAAAAAAGGTAACCAACTAGCAAGGCTCGATGAGATTGCTAAGCTCAAGGAGCTTTCTATTGTTGAGCCAAGAGTTCTTAACTCTATCTTCGCTAGTTAAGTCACCTAGTGCTTTTACCTAATTCCAACTATTTTTGCGGCATACACGCAAATGCTCTATATATTGTTTTTATTTTTGCTATGATCATTTATTCACTTTGACATCGTGAGTTCCAATGTGGGTTTTTACAGCAGAGAAATTCAGCGACAACTACCCAAATATAAGAGAGGCAAAATGCATAACAGATTCCTTTTATTAATAATATTCTTTACCAGTTTAAACTCAAGCTGGGCAGATCAAAAGCACTACAAAACAATCACGAGGACCGGCGTTGGTCAGCTACGATTGGAGCAAGCTGCTGCAAAGATTCCGACAGATCCCGAGCCACCAGTTTGTAATGTACCACCAGGTAATATATTCAAACTTGCTAATGGTTGTGATTGTGATCAGCCCGCTGTTTTGCCAAATGGTTGTCCTTGTATTAATCCTTTTTGTCGTAAGTCTGATCCTGAGCCAGAACTACAGCGCTTACGAATGATTGTTAATGCATTTCCTGCTGGGACTTTTCATGGTGAGGATAGATTAGGAATTTATTATCAAAGTACGCTGCCGATTTCAGAGACTAATCCGGTGCGGATTTATAATCTCAAAACAGGTGGTTATTTTTCTGCTTACTTTGATAATGAGAGTTTCTTGCGCTTTTCTGTTGGTACTGTACCCAATTCAATCAATGGCATAAGCCCGCTTGCTAAGCAGGAGAGAGTCAATCTTGACAATTTGGATTTCCAGGATGCTGCGGTGCTTGAGACTATTTATAATCCTGACCAGCTTGATGATTATAAACTCGGTGCTCTTAATGAAGTGACTATGGATATTTTGCCTCGTTTCCGTGTGCGCTATGGGCTTGTAACTAAGACAATATCCATTAATGGGATTTATATTCCTGCTGGCTCTATCGTTGCCGGAACCAGAGACGACGGAATTGCCCGCCCTGGTTTTACGGATATGACCAATCTGCGTTTTTATAGTCCTGATGGAGTTTTACTTAATGTCGTTCCAGAGAAAGACAAGAATAAATTATTCTGTGGTACCGTAGCTACTGCACAATGTATTGATTTTGATAGTCACTATACAGAGCCTGCCACTACTGAGTTTGGTGCCAAGGTCTTTGCTGAGTATAGTACCAAGGATTTTTTCCCTGGCAAAGATGCCTCACAAGCTAATGAGATCTGGCTTGATATTCAAAAAGATCTTGAAGCCCAAACTGTACTTGGTATCTTTGCTAATAAAGAGCCGTGGCAAGAGCGTATCTTTAAAGAGCTAAATCAGCAAGAAATAGTTTATCTCTCCAATTTGTTTGCAAATGTGACGAGTGTTAATGCTTTGGAGGCATTGTTTGGTTACGTTGAGACAGATGCATTTCGTGATTTTTCATTACTTGATGCTAGTGCTGATAGTTTTACTGAGTTTTGCAAAACGGTTTCTGCACCAGTTGAAACTGATGATAGAGACACTGCACTTAACAAGGCTTATGATTCTATGTATTGTAAGTTGAAAGCTTTTAGTGATGCGAAATTAATGAAATGGGATTCCCAGGATAACGTACAAGCGGTTAGTAGTAGAAATACTGCCAAGGCAGAGTATTATACAGCTTTTGAGCTTTATAACCATGAACTGAAATATGGTGCTATTGAACGTAAGCCTACAACTATCTCTGAAGTGGAGAACCCAACAGCTACGGATGATGATGAAGTTGATCCTTATTCTAGTATCCCCGCAAATTGTCAAAAGAAAAATAACCGAGATACTAAGGCTTGCAGGCAATACTATGATGCTCCCAAGCGTTGCATTAATAATAATGGCTATCTCAAGAAAAACGATACTAGTTGTCATGGTTATAAGTCACCTGGTTTTGCTCCCGAAGCTCCAGCACCTGCTTCTGTGATTAAAGCACCAGCTCCTAAGCCCAAGCCTGTTGCAGCTCCGCCAAAACCAGCAGCTAAAAAGCCTGCCAAGAAACCTAGCAAGAAGACGGGTAAGAAAAATGGCAAATAAAGCTAAT
This Cyanobacteriota bacterium DNA region includes the following protein-coding sequences:
- a CDS encoding YraN family protein; translated protein: MTSTNTKELGDLEESRAASYLEELGYEIIERNWRWSNKGEIDIIALDSNRFGKPYIVFVEVKFREWSIEMAIRAVNHNKISQLKKLAQIYLMQKKLSLYKTHFSFDLVAISGTRLEHIKDIVK
- a CDS encoding CrcB family protein produces the protein MLGAALGGLLRYWATIFLPLPILLVNVIGSLIIGFTYHKFAIHNPQLIPFVNVGLLGGLTSFSSFSLDVFNYVQEGAIIKASLYIVISVLICIFCCFLGYKIASI
- a CDS encoding YvcK family protein, whose translation is MKRLLRKYSFPGLKKWLFFIVFALLTITFGLALILKAHPVTLIAQGTWNFLSYIAEHVPPTISGIVAIIGGTMLLFFGFYKSNNQVLNIVAPDHQGLFETLDRAHMANKGIKIACIGGGTGLSNMLKGLKSYSSNITAIVTVADDGGSSGRLRKSMDIVPPGDIRNCIAALSHDDEVITQLFQYRFDDDAPEDLRQHSFGNLFLTALVELGATKNMADAVAQACRILKARGKVLPVSNEAMHLVAKMEDGSVIQGESNIPKANGKIVSLSCTEPRPELLPEVIDTINEAEIIIIGPGSLYTSIIPNLLMPDLVKAIAKSTAPKIYVCNVMTQPGETTNYSCADHVKSLLKHTAKYVKTGQKLIDFVLVNDAMPHKKQLEQYRADGQHPVEIDSVELKELDIKVTPTNLLQNGDFVRHNPYKLARAIIQVYQSELKQKYRESKKIIQGRVFR
- a CDS encoding PfkB family carbohydrate kinase, whose product is MKYELTEAVSKEFGKAISDLLNKFHQGGEVDQQFLGETQGKFYSLEANDNGHELQNELFSQELWQVIKAQMPADLNQEHKNAPATLHKGSIIIETKGGLDIIIDASTKDGHFHIDSYNIDKGGLGPNTAEALYYRKQEFNLVALYGQGPIASIQEKLLEATGVKAHIVRHSRDTNFHPCFNFKDKEGMEHLFWIVAQVYPMQDKVLEQFTNKIDEISKANPGEFMVLTNTPPRGSKPNYFAQLSCIAKKNGNMVIYNPCEFVDTYLADRYLFKEGHADIIKPNLHEFFQFLVSVDLLDAGEMIQKREQVKEELELNDFSTLSKLITEFMQETSTEIAIVSLDKHGALVASINDQLHIPAPVIQVECSSGAGDSGLAGLIHTAKEINLDLNNVSQEDLIKIATEFVYSASATASKKGNQLARLDEIAKLKELSIVEPRVLNSIFAS